In a single window of the Arthrobacter zhangbolii genome:
- the fliP gene encoding flagellar type III secretion system pore protein FliP (The bacterial flagellar biogenesis protein FliP forms a type III secretion system (T3SS)-type pore required for flagellar assembly.), with translation MSTAATTRTAPLLRALTIAAALLFAVAALLLLGAAAGHANTLDPAPPVAPEDPTAPAEPNDGGLSIDINGQDGGPSTAVTTLIGITLLSVAPSLLLMLSSFTKIFVVLAMTRNALSLPSIPPNQVLAGLALFLSLFIMAPVISEINSIAVQPYLNGEINFDSALDTGSGPLQQFMLAHTREEDIALMTRAAGQENPENPESVPLTTLIPAFMISELRAAFIIGFVIFIPFLVIDLVVAAALMSMGMMMLPPVMISLPFKILLFVLVDGWGLIITSLINSYQGGT, from the coding sequence GTGAGCACCGCCGCCACAACGCGCACGGCTCCGCTCCTGCGCGCCCTGACCATTGCCGCGGCACTGCTCTTCGCCGTCGCCGCCCTGCTCCTGCTCGGGGCCGCCGCCGGTCACGCCAATACCCTGGACCCCGCGCCGCCGGTGGCGCCGGAGGACCCGACAGCCCCCGCCGAACCGAACGACGGCGGACTCAGCATCGACATCAACGGCCAGGACGGCGGACCCTCCACGGCCGTCACCACGCTGATCGGCATCACGCTGCTCTCCGTGGCGCCGTCACTGCTGCTGATGCTCAGCTCCTTCACCAAGATCTTCGTGGTGCTGGCGATGACGCGCAACGCGCTCTCGCTGCCCTCCATCCCGCCGAACCAGGTGCTCGCCGGGCTGGCCCTGTTCCTTTCCCTGTTCATCATGGCGCCGGTGATCAGCGAGATTAACTCCATCGCGGTGCAGCCCTACCTCAACGGCGAGATCAACTTCGACTCCGCCCTGGACACCGGCTCCGGACCGCTGCAGCAGTTTATGCTCGCCCACACCCGGGAAGAGGACATTGCGCTGATGACCCGGGCTGCGGGACAGGAGAACCCGGAGAACCCGGAGTCGGTGCCGCTGACCACGCTGATACCGGCCTTTATGATCTCGGAACTGCGTGCGGCGTTCATTATCGGCTTCGTCATTTTCATTCCCTTCCTGGTCATCGACCTGGTGGTGGCTGCGGCCCTGATGTCCATGGGCATGATGATGCTTCCGCCCGTGATGATCTCGCTTCCCTTCAAGATCCTCCTGTTTGTCCTGGTGGACGGCTGGGGCCTGATCATTACCTCGCTGATCAACAGTTATCAGGGCGGCACCTGA
- a CDS encoding EscU/YscU/HrcU family type III secretion system export apparatus switch protein: MPEPDSGERTEQATQKRMKDVRSKGQLSRSDDLTAWVGVGATAMMMPLTISRGSSAGGEMLDGVSTITANPDPELALAIMTEGLGAMGYILGPMLGVVAAVVLLTAAVQGGIHVKKFKGKFEQFDLVKGLKRVFGTQALWNGVKSLLKTAVVGLVLYAVIQQLMPVLMSAGGLPVAAVLEAAGGGTALLLQTAVAAGLVLAAADIFVVMKRNRKKTRMTKKEVKDENKNSEGDPLIKSQRRSRQLAMSRNRMIAAVADADVVLVNPTHVAVALKYEPGKSAPRVVAKGADNIAARIREEAEKQRVPMVQDIPLARALHSACELNAEIPVELYNAVARVLAFVMSLKRRGAAYGMHTMAAAPPEPVTTPQHRKAAS, encoded by the coding sequence ATGCCGGAACCGGACTCAGGGGAACGGACAGAGCAGGCCACCCAAAAACGGATGAAGGATGTCCGTTCCAAGGGCCAGCTCTCCCGCTCCGATGACCTCACCGCCTGGGTGGGGGTGGGCGCCACGGCGATGATGATGCCGCTGACCATTTCGCGCGGCTCCTCTGCCGGCGGGGAAATGCTCGACGGCGTGTCCACCATTACCGCCAACCCGGACCCGGAACTGGCCCTGGCCATCATGACCGAGGGGCTGGGCGCCATGGGCTACATCCTGGGGCCGATGCTGGGGGTGGTGGCCGCCGTTGTGCTGCTGACCGCTGCGGTGCAGGGCGGTATCCACGTGAAGAAATTCAAGGGCAAGTTCGAGCAGTTTGACCTGGTCAAGGGGCTCAAACGTGTCTTTGGCACGCAGGCCCTGTGGAACGGTGTGAAATCACTGCTGAAAACCGCCGTTGTGGGACTGGTGCTCTACGCCGTAATCCAGCAGCTGATGCCGGTCCTGATGTCCGCCGGCGGCCTGCCGGTTGCCGCGGTGCTGGAAGCGGCAGGAGGCGGCACCGCCCTGCTGCTGCAGACAGCCGTAGCCGCCGGCCTGGTGCTGGCCGCGGCGGACATTTTTGTGGTGATGAAGCGCAACCGGAAGAAAACCCGGATGACCAAAAAGGAAGTCAAGGATGAAAACAAGAACTCCGAAGGTGATCCGCTGATCAAATCGCAGCGGCGTTCCCGTCAGCTGGCGATGAGCCGGAACCGGATGATCGCCGCCGTGGCGGACGCCGACGTCGTGCTGGTTAACCCCACCCACGTGGCGGTGGCCCTCAAATACGAGCCGGGCAAATCGGCGCCCCGGGTCGTGGCCAAGGGTGCGGACAACATTGCCGCACGCATCCGCGAGGAAGCCGAAAAGCAGCGCGTCCCCATGGTCCAGGACATTCCCCTGGCCCGCGCACTGCACAGCGCCTGTGAACTGAATGCCGAAATCCCCGTGGAACTCTACAACGCCGTGGCCCGCGTGCTGGCGTTCGTGATGTCCCTGAAGCGGCGCGGCGCCGCGTACGGGATGCACACCATGGCGGCAGCCCCGCCCGAACCAGTGACCACCCCACAACACCGTAAGGCCGCGTCATGA
- a CDS encoding flagellar biosynthetic protein FliR codes for MNITLDQNWIEAFLLASVRMVAFLVIAPPFSYNAFPARVKAMLGLGLALAVAPQVSQGYSALGTGAFFMALVLELLVGALLGFLVLVVFSAVQSAGNLIDTFGGFQLAQAFDPQSMVNGAQFTRVFQITALALLFASDGYQLIIGGLLRSFTALPLTGGVDLSEPAAAMVTAVSQMFLAAVQIAGPLLVVLFLADAGLGLLTRVAPALNAFALGFPLKILLTLTLASMVFLALPRIVSSLVSTIVRAVTGVE; via the coding sequence GTGAATATCACCCTTGACCAGAACTGGATCGAGGCGTTCCTGCTGGCGTCGGTACGGATGGTCGCCTTCCTGGTGATCGCCCCGCCGTTTTCCTACAACGCCTTTCCCGCCCGGGTGAAGGCCATGCTCGGCCTCGGCCTTGCCCTCGCGGTGGCGCCGCAGGTCAGCCAGGGCTACAGCGCACTGGGCACCGGCGCGTTTTTTATGGCCCTGGTGCTGGAACTGCTGGTCGGGGCGCTGCTTGGCTTCCTGGTGCTGGTGGTCTTTTCCGCCGTCCAGTCCGCCGGCAACCTGATCGATACGTTCGGCGGCTTCCAGCTGGCCCAGGCCTTCGATCCGCAGTCCATGGTCAACGGCGCCCAGTTCACCCGCGTCTTCCAGATCACCGCCCTGGCACTGCTCTTCGCTTCGGACGGCTACCAGCTCATCATCGGCGGTCTGCTGCGCAGCTTCACCGCACTGCCGCTGACCGGGGGAGTGGACCTGAGCGAACCGGCGGCCGCCATGGTCACGGCCGTTTCGCAGATGTTCCTGGCCGCGGTGCAGATTGCCGGCCCGCTGCTGGTGGTCCTGTTCCTGGCCGACGCCGGGCTGGGGCTGCTCACCCGCGTCGCCCCGGCGCTGAACGCCTTCGCCCTCGGCTTCCCGCTCAAGATTTTACTGACGCTGACCCTTGCCTCGATGGTGTTCCTGGCCCTGCCCCGGATTGTCTCCTCGCTGGTCTCCACCATTGTGCGCGCCGTGACGGGGGTGGAGTAG
- the fliO gene encoding flagellar biosynthetic protein FliO, whose protein sequence is METLFLGLRVLVSLGAVLGLLWWLQRRFARTNGSAASQPEVRVISRQPITPKASVVVLETGGQRFLLGVTEGSVNVLHTADAPEPAPDTAAAPDAGFAASLKAAGADGISRDPYAPVPAGHTADTRRAARGAHALPGVTPGKSPLSGSILSPDTWRQTGAVLRSRGRKG, encoded by the coding sequence GTGGAAACCCTCTTTCTGGGACTCCGTGTCCTGGTTTCCCTCGGCGCCGTGCTCGGCCTGCTGTGGTGGCTCCAGCGCCGGTTCGCCCGCACCAACGGTTCGGCTGCCAGCCAGCCGGAAGTCCGGGTGATCAGCCGGCAGCCGATCACGCCGAAGGCTTCCGTGGTGGTGCTGGAAACCGGCGGCCAGCGCTTCCTTCTGGGCGTGACCGAAGGGTCCGTGAACGTGCTGCACACCGCGGATGCCCCTGAACCCGCACCGGACACCGCTGCCGCGCCCGACGCCGGTTTCGCGGCGTCGCTGAAGGCCGCAGGAGCGGACGGCATCAGCCGTGATCCGTACGCACCCGTGCCGGCAGGGCACACCGCTGACACCCGCCGCGCTGCCCGCGGTGCGCATGCGCTGCCCGGGGTTACTCCCGGCAAATCCCCGCTGAGCGGTTCCATCCTCTCGCCGGATACCTGGCGCCAGACAGGTGCCGTCCTGCGCAGCCGCGGACGCAAAGGGTGA
- a CDS encoding flagellar motor switch protein FliM gives MPAKAAHSKSKPVEVYDFSRPTTLAREHARVLEMAFDTFARQWGTQLTAKVRVLSQVTSEDVQVLSYDEYAASLPDNTGMVLFNMGSIPAKAVIQFPVAAALSWVGHMLGGTGFQTAPDRKFTHIEQALLGKIMDDAVEDLHYSLGHLLTAPLTLSSVQYNSQFAQAAASGDPMIVATFDMAVGETTAPATVAIPAAALLPQLDPLGAQTSTATPAELVQLQMAHVPVKVCLQLEPIVVKPAMVLNLAVGDVLNLGHPRHRPLNVTVDGQTLAQAAVGASGSRLAGSIVSIEEN, from the coding sequence GTGCCTGCAAAGGCTGCGCATTCCAAATCCAAGCCTGTTGAGGTCTACGACTTCAGCCGGCCCACCACCCTCGCCCGCGAACATGCCCGGGTGCTGGAAATGGCCTTCGATACCTTCGCCCGGCAGTGGGGCACCCAGCTCACTGCCAAGGTGCGTGTGCTCTCGCAGGTCACCTCCGAGGACGTCCAGGTCCTCAGCTATGACGAATACGCTGCGTCCCTGCCGGACAACACCGGCATGGTGCTGTTCAACATGGGCAGCATTCCGGCCAAGGCCGTCATCCAGTTCCCGGTGGCGGCAGCGCTGTCCTGGGTGGGACACATGCTCGGCGGCACCGGCTTCCAGACCGCGCCGGACCGCAAGTTCACCCACATCGAACAGGCCCTCCTGGGCAAGATCATGGACGACGCCGTTGAGGACCTGCACTATTCCCTCGGCCACCTCCTGACGGCCCCGCTGACACTTTCATCGGTGCAGTACAACTCCCAGTTCGCCCAGGCGGCGGCATCCGGCGATCCCATGATCGTGGCGACCTTCGACATGGCGGTGGGCGAAACCACCGCCCCGGCCACCGTGGCCATTCCGGCAGCGGCCCTGCTCCCGCAGCTGGATCCGCTGGGCGCACAAACCAGCACCGCCACCCCCGCCGAACTTGTCCAGCTGCAGATGGCGCACGTGCCCGTCAAGGTGTGCCTGCAGCTCGAACCCATCGTGGTGAAGCCCGCCATGGTCCTAAACCTTGCCGTGGGGGACGTCCTGAACCTTGGACACCCGCGCCACCGCCCGTTGAACGTGACCGTAGACGGTCAGACCCTGGCCCAGGCAGCCGTCGGAGCCAGCGGCTCCCGGCTGGCCGGCAGCATCGTCAGCATCGAGGAGAACTAA
- a CDS encoding OmpA/MotB family protein: MSASKRRRPKVEEDEHPDERWMASYMDMVTVLMCMFIVLFAMSSVDAEKFAQLKESLATGFGAEETNTVDTAVGIVVPPDKVDSEEVIEPDAALAAKEVDDLTALQDAIYAGLQEKGLEDAVRFEMDERGLTIRLVSSEMFFAPDLADLTGEAVRVLDTVGPALAPTTYQVSVEGHTAQVRQFADNALDWELSSSRSVNVLRYLVSQGGVVQDRIKAVGYGESRPLTPGLTAAELAQNRRVDIVVLSGQSEDVRSLIPGIVAERDATAGT; this comes from the coding sequence GTGAGCGCCAGCAAACGGCGCCGCCCCAAAGTGGAGGAGGACGAGCACCCGGACGAACGCTGGATGGCCTCCTACATGGACATGGTCACCGTGCTGATGTGTATGTTCATTGTCCTGTTTGCCATGTCCAGCGTGGACGCGGAGAAGTTCGCCCAGCTCAAGGAGTCCCTGGCCACCGGGTTCGGTGCCGAGGAAACCAACACCGTGGACACCGCCGTCGGAATTGTGGTGCCTCCGGACAAGGTGGACAGCGAGGAGGTCATTGAACCCGATGCGGCCCTGGCCGCCAAGGAAGTCGATGACCTGACCGCGCTGCAGGACGCTATCTATGCCGGCCTGCAGGAAAAGGGCCTGGAAGACGCCGTCCGCTTCGAGATGGATGAACGCGGCCTGACCATCCGCCTGGTCAGCTCCGAAATGTTTTTCGCCCCGGATCTGGCGGACCTGACCGGCGAGGCCGTTCGGGTGCTGGATACCGTGGGGCCGGCACTGGCACCCACCACCTACCAGGTCTCCGTTGAGGGGCACACCGCCCAGGTGCGCCAGTTTGCCGACAATGCCCTGGACTGGGAGCTTTCATCCTCCCGCTCGGTCAATGTGCTGCGCTACCTCGTGTCCCAGGGTGGAGTGGTCCAGGACCGCATCAAGGCCGTGGGCTACGGCGAATCGCGTCCGCTGACCCCCGGGCTGACGGCGGCGGAGCTGGCCCAGAACCGGCGGGTGGACATAGTGGTGCTGTCCGGGCAGAGCGAGGACGTACGCTCGCTGATTCCCGGTATTGTGGCCGAGCGCGATGCCACGGCAGGCACCTAG
- a CDS encoding flagellar biosynthesis protein FlhA — protein sequence MNRNRNLLKLAVPVGVVGIILLLVVPVPAGLLDILIIINILLALVILLTTMFVRKPLDFSVFPSLLLVATLFRLGLNVASTRLVLGEGYAGQVIEAFGHVAVGGSLVIGAVIFLILVVIQFVVVTKGAERVAEVGARFTLDAMPGKQMAIDADLNAGLITDTQARERRAEVSAEADFYGAMDGASKFVKGDAIAGLIIIIINVIGGIAIGMLQRGMSAGEAVNTYSLLTIGDGLVTQIPALLMAVSTGMIVTRSNAEADMGSTAGAQLGQSRNALMIAGGAAIVMALIPGMPKIPFIVIGALLILVAQRIKVREGTEQAEKDAAQAALDAPATSETTEDLIEQMRVHALEIMLAPDLVDIVTGGSDDLLARVRALRRKIAMDLGIVVPPVRTRDSVDLPLSTYVIRIAGVEAGRGEAPAGRILALGDALEGLPGTATVEPVFGLAGKWVPAEMQHAAEMSGATVIDRVSVLVTHLSAVITANAARLLTREDVRVLTEGVKQVNPSAVEELVPNVLSLAEVQRVLQGLLAEQIPINDLPRIYESLLLRAKVSPDPEGLIETARTALGPALAAQYVADGVLRVIMIDPALEQSMLEALRPSDQGSQILLDPARIDAVLGSLKTAVAGAENAGYNAVLVCAPALRPAIRRLVTSQTGGLPVLSYQEATAGNVNIETVGVVRGTETISA from the coding sequence ATGAACCGCAACCGCAACCTCCTGAAACTCGCCGTCCCGGTGGGTGTCGTTGGCATTATCCTGCTGCTGGTGGTGCCTGTGCCCGCCGGGCTGCTGGACATCCTGATTATCATCAACATCCTGCTGGCGCTGGTGATCCTGCTAACCACCATGTTTGTCCGCAAGCCGCTGGACTTCTCCGTCTTCCCGTCCCTGCTGCTGGTGGCCACCCTGTTCCGGCTGGGCCTGAACGTGGCCTCCACCCGGCTGGTGCTGGGGGAGGGGTACGCCGGCCAGGTGATCGAGGCGTTCGGCCACGTTGCCGTGGGCGGCTCCCTGGTCATCGGCGCGGTGATCTTCCTGATCCTGGTGGTCATCCAGTTCGTGGTGGTCACCAAGGGCGCCGAACGCGTGGCGGAAGTCGGGGCGCGGTTCACCCTCGACGCCATGCCGGGCAAGCAGATGGCCATTGACGCGGACCTGAACGCCGGACTGATTACCGATACCCAGGCCCGGGAACGCCGCGCGGAGGTCTCTGCCGAGGCGGACTTCTACGGTGCCATGGACGGCGCCTCGAAGTTCGTGAAGGGCGATGCCATTGCCGGACTGATCATTATCATCATCAACGTCATCGGCGGCATCGCCATCGGTATGCTCCAGCGCGGTATGTCCGCCGGGGAAGCGGTGAACACCTACAGCCTGCTGACCATCGGCGACGGGCTGGTCACCCAGATCCCCGCCCTGCTGATGGCTGTCTCCACCGGTATGATCGTCACCCGCTCCAACGCCGAAGCGGACATGGGTTCCACTGCAGGCGCGCAGCTGGGGCAGTCCCGCAACGCGCTGATGATTGCCGGCGGCGCCGCCATCGTCATGGCGCTGATTCCGGGCATGCCGAAGATTCCGTTCATCGTCATCGGCGCCCTGCTGATCCTGGTGGCCCAGCGGATCAAGGTCCGTGAGGGAACCGAGCAGGCGGAGAAGGACGCGGCGCAGGCCGCCCTGGACGCACCTGCCACCTCGGAAACCACCGAGGACCTGATTGAGCAGATGCGGGTGCATGCCCTGGAAATCATGCTTGCCCCGGACCTGGTGGATATTGTCACCGGCGGATCCGATGACCTGCTGGCCCGGGTCCGGGCGCTGCGCCGCAAGATCGCCATGGACCTGGGCATTGTGGTGCCGCCGGTCCGTACCCGGGACAGCGTGGACCTTCCGCTGTCCACCTATGTCATCCGGATTGCCGGTGTGGAGGCCGGGCGCGGCGAGGCGCCGGCGGGCCGGATCCTGGCTCTGGGCGACGCCCTGGAGGGGCTGCCCGGAACCGCCACCGTTGAACCGGTGTTTGGCCTGGCCGGGAAATGGGTACCGGCGGAAATGCAGCATGCCGCAGAGATGTCCGGCGCCACGGTGATTGACCGGGTTTCGGTGCTGGTGACGCATCTGTCCGCCGTCATCACCGCCAACGCCGCACGGCTGCTAACCCGTGAAGACGTACGGGTGCTGACCGAAGGCGTTAAGCAGGTCAACCCCTCCGCGGTGGAGGAACTGGTGCCCAACGTGCTTTCGCTGGCCGAGGTGCAGCGGGTCCTGCAGGGACTGCTGGCCGAGCAGATCCCGATCAATGACCTGCCGCGCATCTACGAGTCGCTGCTGCTGCGGGCCAAGGTCTCACCCGATCCCGAGGGCCTGATCGAGACAGCCCGGACCGCCCTGGGACCGGCCCTGGCCGCCCAGTACGTTGCCGACGGCGTCCTGCGCGTGATCATGATCGACCCGGCACTGGAGCAGTCCATGCTCGAGGCGCTGCGTCCCTCGGACCAGGGCAGCCAGATCCTGCTGGACCCGGCACGGATCGATGCGGTGCTCGGCTCGCTGAAAACCGCCGTCGCGGGAGCGGAGAATGCCGGCTACAACGCCGTACTGGTCTGCGCACCCGCCCTGCGCCCGGCCATCCGGCGGCTGGTGACATCCCAGACCGGCGGACTGCCTGTCCTGTCCTATCAGGAAGCCACTGCAGGTAATGTCAATATCGAGACTGTAGGGGTGGTACGTGGAACCGAGACGATTTCAGCTTGA
- the fliN gene encoding flagellar motor switch protein FliN yields the protein MTSPHSLHADAVSALVRGLPTPIVLEPIPHTGAGVPAAHTAAAVTASFVGSESADLALILDSSSPLADVAGTDSPLVSAADVLRPSLEAASATLGVGVLGEARTEDAAALFADPATAVFELRSPDGTAGWFAIRLRDSSAAGATPDSSIVGKMGRINNIEMALTVEIGHTRMSVRDVLNLEPGRVVELDRSAGAPADILLNGRLIANGEVVVIDQDYAVRITKILDVVEGLN from the coding sequence ATGACCAGCCCCCACAGCCTGCACGCCGACGCCGTTTCCGCCCTGGTGCGCGGCCTGCCCACCCCCATTGTCCTGGAGCCGATCCCGCACACCGGTGCCGGGGTGCCGGCGGCGCACACCGCTGCTGCCGTCACCGCCTCCTTCGTCGGTTCCGAGTCCGCGGACCTGGCCCTGATCCTGGACAGCTCCTCACCGCTGGCCGACGTTGCCGGTACCGATTCCCCGCTGGTTTCCGCGGCGGACGTGCTGCGCCCCTCGCTGGAAGCCGCCAGCGCCACGCTCGGCGTCGGTGTCCTGGGCGAGGCCCGCACCGAAGACGCCGCCGCATTGTTCGCGGACCCGGCCACCGCCGTCTTCGAACTGCGCTCCCCGGACGGCACCGCCGGCTGGTTCGCCATCCGGCTGCGGGACAGCAGTGCCGCCGGGGCCACCCCGGACAGCTCCATCGTGGGCAAAATGGGGCGCATCAACAACATTGAGATGGCCCTGACCGTGGAAATCGGCCACACCCGGATGTCGGTCCGCGACGTCCTGAACCTGGAACCCGGCCGCGTGGTGGAACTGGACCGCTCCGCCGGAGCACCCGCCGACATTCTTTTGAACGGACGCCTCATCGCCAACGGCGAGGTAGTGGTCATTGACCAGGACTATGCGGTGCGCATTACCAAGATCCTGGACGTGGTTGAGGGGCTCAATTAG
- the fliQ gene encoding flagellar biosynthesis protein FliQ, protein MDTNAVLDIALQGLWVAAKLSAPVLITALVVGFAISLLQSITQIQEVTLSFVPKAVAVGIALLVCGHWMISEIVSFTHEMFARIPSLLGGS, encoded by the coding sequence ATGGATACAAATGCCGTCCTGGACATCGCACTGCAAGGGCTGTGGGTTGCCGCGAAGCTCTCAGCGCCGGTACTGATCACGGCACTGGTGGTGGGTTTCGCCATTTCGCTGCTGCAGTCCATTACCCAGATTCAGGAAGTGACGCTTTCCTTTGTGCCCAAGGCCGTGGCCGTGGGAATCGCCCTGCTGGTGTGCGGGCACTGGATGATTTCGGAAATAGTGTCCTTCACCCACGAAATGTTCGCCAGGATTCCGTCCCTGCTCGGCGGCAGCTAA